The following coding sequences lie in one Vibrio sp. ED004 genomic window:
- a CDS encoding anaerobic sulfatase maturase — MHITQGPQYNGKASKRLHVMAKPIGAACNIDCKYCYYLSKQDLLEYKKGSSPRMDDETLETYIRQYIEGQNTPEIIFSWQGGEPTMLGLAYFERVVELQKKYQPEGVLISNDLQTNGTLLNDDWAEFLAKNNFLIGLSIDGPEMLHNAYRVNRAGRGTFKQVMAAVDLLHKHQVKFATLTCVNNLTSQNALEVYRFLRDVVKSPQMQFIPIVEQKTFRTVAPQTSQVSEQLKQGDKRLIPGHKDSIMESWCVSDLAWGNFLISVFDEWAKNDIGKVFVQYFEASVETWIGRPNPLCTLNEICGKGLAMEPNGDVFSCDHYVYPEYKIGNIHHEKLDDLAYSAPQQKFGFAKSRTLTSQCQQCDYKFACHGECPKNRFIKTRAGEPGLNYLCAGWHKFFSHVDKSMAYIARAMGHPVAHGKFSDSVLMAHRAKQAQQATFETKF, encoded by the coding sequence ATGCATATTACTCAAGGTCCACAATATAACGGTAAAGCGTCTAAGCGTTTGCATGTCATGGCTAAGCCGATTGGCGCAGCGTGCAACATTGACTGTAAATATTGTTACTACCTAAGTAAGCAAGATTTGTTGGAGTACAAGAAAGGCAGTTCTCCAAGAATGGATGATGAGACGTTAGAAACCTACATCCGACAATACATCGAAGGTCAAAACACGCCAGAAATTATCTTCTCATGGCAGGGCGGCGAACCGACAATGCTAGGTTTGGCGTATTTTGAACGCGTGGTTGAGCTACAGAAAAAGTACCAACCTGAAGGTGTATTGATTTCAAACGATTTACAAACCAATGGTACTTTGCTGAATGATGATTGGGCTGAGTTTCTTGCGAAGAATAACTTCCTGATCGGTTTGAGTATTGATGGTCCTGAAATGCTGCACAATGCCTATCGTGTTAACAGAGCTGGCCGTGGCACATTCAAACAAGTGATGGCGGCTGTGGATCTGCTGCACAAACACCAAGTGAAGTTCGCAACGCTTACCTGTGTGAATAACCTCACCAGTCAAAATGCACTTGAGGTCTATCGCTTCCTACGTGATGTGGTGAAGTCACCGCAAATGCAGTTTATTCCTATCGTTGAACAGAAAACGTTCCGAACGGTTGCACCACAAACATCCCAAGTGAGCGAGCAGCTCAAACAAGGCGACAAACGCCTGATCCCCGGCCATAAAGATTCGATCATGGAATCTTGGTGTGTGTCGGACTTGGCTTGGGGTAATTTCCTTATTTCTGTATTTGATGAGTGGGCTAAGAACGACATCGGTAAGGTGTTTGTTCAGTATTTTGAAGCGAGCGTAGAAACATGGATTGGGCGTCCGAACCCATTGTGTACCTTGAACGAGATATGCGGAAAGGGCTTAGCAATGGAGCCAAATGGCGATGTTTTCTCATGCGACCATTATGTTTACCCTGAATACAAGATTGGTAATATTCATCACGAGAAACTTGATGATTTGGCGTACAGCGCACCACAGCAAAAGTTTGGTTTTGCTAAATCCCGCACACTGACCAGTCAATGTCAGCAGTGTGATTACAAGTTCGCTTGTCATGGTGAGTGTCCAAAGAACCGCTTTATCAAAACTCGTGCAGGCGAACCGGGCTTGAACTACTTATGTGCAGGTTGGCATAAGTTCTTTTCTCATGTCGATAAGTCGATGGCGTACATCGCTCGTGCGATGGGGCATCCAGTGGCTCATGGCAAATTCAGCGACTCAGTGTTGATGGCGCATCGAGCAAAACAGGCTCAACAAGCTACGTTCGAGACCAAGTTTTAA
- a CDS encoding SUMF1/EgtB/PvdO family nonheme iron enzyme, with the protein MKFLNYKQLATMSSVTMTILLSGCASVPTHPIAQQIDQEMVLVEGGTFTMGSNDPEATKAERPARNVTVDSFYIAKFEVTQELFESVMGSSLSYFQNPQVPVNNLSWQQANYFVEQLNELTGEEYRLPTEAEWEFAAKGGNKSKGYTYSGSNNLDDVAWYSANSKNSAHPVGLKKPNELGLYDMTGNVGEFVIDAFDDTFYRFGPTDNPNNAKHSDVGLSHKSVRGGSFAYDENESESYRRDFASQSITMSDMGLRLVKDTN; encoded by the coding sequence ATGAAATTTCTTAATTACAAACAGTTAGCAACAATGAGCAGCGTCACCATGACTATTCTTCTGAGTGGCTGTGCAAGCGTGCCTACACACCCCATCGCCCAACAAATTGACCAAGAGATGGTGTTGGTTGAAGGCGGCACATTCACCATGGGGTCGAACGATCCAGAAGCGACCAAAGCAGAGCGTCCTGCACGTAATGTAACTGTAGATAGTTTCTATATTGCGAAGTTTGAGGTGACTCAAGAATTGTTCGAATCGGTGATGGGTTCATCTCTCAGTTATTTCCAAAACCCACAAGTTCCGGTCAATAACCTTAGCTGGCAACAAGCAAACTATTTTGTCGAGCAGTTGAATGAACTAACGGGTGAAGAATACCGTCTGCCGACTGAAGCTGAATGGGAATTTGCAGCCAAAGGTGGCAATAAAAGTAAAGGCTATACTTACAGTGGTTCCAATAACTTAGATGATGTTGCGTGGTACTCAGCAAATTCTAAAAATAGCGCACATCCAGTCGGGCTAAAGAAACCAAATGAACTAGGCTTATATGACATGACAGGAAACGTGGGCGAGTTTGTTATCGATGCCTTCGATGACACCTTCTACCGATTCGGTCCAACAGACAACCCTAACAACGCAAAACACAGCGACGTCGGTTTATCACACAAATCGGTTCGCGGTGGCAGCTTTGCTTATGACGAAAATGAATCTGAAAGTTACCGTCGTGACTTCGCAAGCCAATCGATCACTATGTCAGATATGGGTTTGCGTTTAGTTAAAGATACGAACTAA
- a CDS encoding BatD family protein, translated as MSRYDLALEAIQSKRTRFTARTWLLSMTLMLSWFFPAVASAADIFDLQKSGDVELIAWVGEKPKSGDKITPTKVSVNEQVILNIEVATPRWLTGGTRIGSIEIPNVIAKQRNQLATNYTERVGGTTWSRQRWEVTLYPMTSGEFVIPTVPVRIQVSAPDGSNVGGTLYTQPIKFEASLPSGLLSDESPWFSATDVDVEQQWQRSNENLKVGDAVTRTVTIKAKDSLSVLLPDVLNNESTQQYQAYPQPNRLDDTQERGDYRSSRVEETVYVIQQGGEFTLPEFSFQWWDSKNQRLENVVIKGEVFEAKHTVQSFIKAYMSVFISVGLALLVCIALIVSVKRYYANRPTPSWLVLRRLLKQGNWSALRTFVYRELRTQTSQLELGKAQLGKLNGQKRWVEDSEALQQGHEDKNVFVRLWRGLRNLPSDQSNSSHARSIFARLKIPKALPDLKDRTK; from the coding sequence ATGAGTCGATACGATTTAGCTCTTGAAGCGATTCAATCAAAGCGAACGCGATTCACAGCTCGTACATGGTTGTTGTCGATGACTCTTATGTTGAGTTGGTTTTTTCCTGCTGTTGCTTCTGCTGCCGATATCTTCGATTTGCAAAAAAGTGGTGACGTTGAGCTTATCGCTTGGGTAGGTGAGAAACCCAAGTCAGGCGACAAGATAACGCCGACCAAAGTCAGCGTAAATGAGCAGGTCATTCTGAACATTGAGGTGGCGACACCGCGCTGGTTAACAGGCGGCACTCGAATTGGCAGTATCGAAATCCCTAACGTGATCGCTAAGCAGCGTAACCAACTTGCGACGAACTACACAGAAAGAGTCGGTGGTACTACATGGTCACGTCAGCGTTGGGAAGTGACGCTTTATCCGATGACTTCCGGTGAGTTTGTTATTCCAACCGTGCCGGTTCGTATCCAAGTTTCTGCTCCTGATGGTTCAAACGTGGGTGGTACGCTTTATACGCAGCCGATCAAGTTTGAAGCCTCACTACCTTCAGGTTTATTAAGTGATGAATCGCCTTGGTTTTCTGCGACAGATGTGGATGTAGAGCAGCAATGGCAGCGTTCGAATGAAAACTTGAAAGTTGGCGATGCGGTTACTCGTACTGTGACGATCAAAGCGAAAGACAGCTTGTCTGTGTTACTGCCAGATGTGTTAAACAATGAATCGACTCAGCAATATCAAGCTTACCCACAGCCAAATCGTTTAGACGATACACAAGAGCGCGGTGATTATCGTTCTAGCCGAGTTGAAGAGACGGTATATGTGATTCAACAAGGTGGTGAGTTTACGCTGCCAGAGTTTTCATTTCAGTGGTGGGACAGCAAAAATCAACGCCTTGAAAACGTGGTGATAAAAGGCGAAGTGTTTGAAGCCAAACACACAGTCCAATCTTTCATCAAGGCCTACATGTCGGTGTTTATTAGTGTGGGTTTGGCTCTGTTAGTCTGCATTGCGTTGATTGTTTCCGTTAAGCGTTACTACGCAAATCGTCCAACACCAAGTTGGTTGGTATTACGTCGTTTACTCAAGCAAGGTAATTGGTCTGCATTGAGAACCTTTGTCTATCGTGAGTTACGAACTCAAACTAGTCAGCTAGAACTAGGTAAAGCCCAACTGGGTAAATTGAATGGACAAAAACGTTGGGTGGAAGACAGCGAAGCACTTCAACAAGGGCATGAAGATAAAAACGTATTCGTTCGTTTGTGGAGAGGGTTACGCAACCTACCCAGTGACCAATCAAACTCAAGCCATGCTCGTTCAATTTTCGCCCGCTTGAAAATCCCTAAAGCCTTGCCAGACTTAAAAGATAGAACTAAGTAG
- the yegS gene encoding lipid kinase YegS yields the protein MESIRAILNGKKANFPELRQAIFAARDNDIDLQVRVTWESSDMFRLVSEAICDGVKRLIVAGGDGTVNEAVNALNQFRASERPQLAIIPMGTANDFATAIGIPCDIAQAFTLALEGNAFAVDSVRANDRYFMNVAAAGFGAEVTAETPVELKDFLGGGAYTLTGVVKALGFKPYSGTLTIDKGTFTGEILVGAFCNGRLAGGGQELAPNALIDDGLMDLTLVKAFVASDLPKVIEELKHPADDGQYVVHTQARWLEIDFPQPLPINLDGEPYRSNQIRFEVMPSSICLVLPDSCPCLVKNQ from the coding sequence ATGGAAAGCATTCGCGCGATTTTAAACGGAAAGAAAGCCAATTTCCCGGAGTTAAGGCAAGCCATCTTTGCGGCGAGGGACAATGATATTGACCTGCAAGTTAGAGTGACTTGGGAATCGTCGGATATGTTCCGTTTGGTAAGCGAGGCAATATGCGATGGTGTTAAGCGTCTGATTGTGGCGGGTGGCGATGGAACGGTCAATGAGGCCGTTAACGCACTTAACCAGTTTCGTGCTAGCGAGAGGCCGCAGCTTGCTATTATTCCCATGGGAACCGCGAATGATTTTGCGACCGCAATCGGAATTCCTTGCGATATTGCTCAGGCGTTTACGCTTGCTTTAGAAGGGAATGCGTTTGCGGTCGACAGTGTTCGTGCCAATGATCGTTATTTCATGAATGTTGCTGCAGCGGGTTTTGGCGCCGAAGTGACGGCCGAAACGCCCGTTGAACTTAAAGACTTTCTTGGTGGTGGCGCATACACGCTAACCGGTGTGGTCAAAGCGCTAGGGTTTAAACCTTACAGCGGTACCTTGACCATAGATAAAGGCACTTTTACGGGCGAAATTCTGGTGGGGGCGTTTTGTAATGGTCGCCTCGCGGGAGGTGGTCAAGAGCTTGCGCCCAATGCGCTAATTGATGATGGCTTGATGGATCTTACTTTGGTCAAGGCATTCGTTGCGTCTGATTTACCGAAAGTCATCGAAGAGCTCAAACACCCCGCTGACGACGGTCAATACGTTGTTCACACTCAAGCGCGTTGGTTGGAGATAGATTTCCCTCAGCCATTGCCCATTAACCTTGACGGTGAACCTTATCGATCCAACCAAATACGTTTTGAGGTCATGCCATCCAGCATTTGTTTGGTGCTGCCCGATAGCTGTCCTTGTTTGGTGAAGAACCAGTGA
- a CDS encoding alkaline phosphatase family protein, with translation MQYTKLSGLTLALLCALPTSAAEKPNLVLQITVDGLRADLIERYKHNFGEGGFRYLMDDGTYYTNANYQHGNTETIVGHVSLATGAPPSVHGMVGNVWYDRSEERLVYNVEDGNYQMLTSGAGVDKATEIDPTQKTAQGDGRSPEPILSTTFGDELTISNSGKSKVFGVSVKDRGAISLAGHSGKAFWFSKAQSEFVTSNYYYDEYPDWVSRWNEKAIAAQYSKQKWELSLPREKYTLQEHDTEHKVKLGDFQRTFPHPYGPASYKYYSTTLTVSPAGDEITENFASTLLMQEKLGQSDVTDYLSVSFSSNDYVVHLYGPESLETEDNLIRLDKTLAKLFKTVDNQVGLENTLIVLSADHGVPESSPAANALGFNQAQYFNKDTLLSSGVEKRLKDEFGLTKDAIRLYAQPYIYLNHGLIAEKKLDLAKVQEVIADEIAKVEGVAFTVSSSDIVANRVPDTHVMQLIKNNYHPARSGDVYVVFDPRSYINDMEGLQIASTHGSPWKYDTHVPVIFAGYDVEAQKVSRAITPYDIAPTLSNKLGITQPSGSIGEVLQEITD, from the coding sequence ATGCAATACACCAAGCTTTCAGGACTAACCCTCGCGTTACTCTGCGCTCTTCCAACTTCAGCTGCGGAAAAGCCAAATCTAGTCCTTCAAATCACGGTAGATGGCCTGCGCGCAGATCTAATCGAACGATATAAGCACAACTTCGGTGAAGGCGGTTTCCGGTACTTAATGGATGATGGTACCTACTACACCAACGCAAACTACCAACATGGCAACACGGAAACGATCGTGGGCCATGTGTCGCTTGCAACAGGTGCTCCACCGAGCGTACACGGCATGGTAGGTAATGTTTGGTATGACCGTAGCGAAGAACGTTTGGTGTATAACGTAGAAGACGGTAACTACCAAATGCTGACCTCTGGTGCAGGTGTCGATAAAGCAACAGAAATAGACCCAACGCAGAAGACAGCACAAGGCGACGGTCGCTCTCCAGAGCCAATACTTTCCACCACGTTTGGTGATGAGCTAACGATTTCCAATAGTGGCAAATCAAAAGTGTTCGGTGTCTCTGTGAAAGACCGCGGCGCAATCTCATTGGCAGGACACAGTGGCAAAGCCTTCTGGTTCTCCAAAGCACAATCTGAGTTTGTCACCAGTAACTATTACTACGACGAGTATCCAGATTGGGTATCACGGTGGAACGAGAAAGCGATTGCTGCTCAGTATTCCAAACAGAAATGGGAGCTCTCATTACCGCGTGAGAAATACACGTTGCAAGAACACGATACCGAGCACAAAGTGAAACTCGGTGATTTCCAACGTACCTTCCCTCACCCATACGGCCCGGCAAGTTACAAGTACTACAGCACCACCCTAACCGTCAGCCCTGCTGGTGACGAGATCACGGAAAACTTCGCTAGCACCTTGTTGATGCAAGAGAAGCTTGGCCAAAGTGACGTGACTGATTATCTGTCTGTAAGTTTCTCTTCAAACGACTACGTGGTGCACCTTTACGGCCCTGAAAGCCTAGAAACAGAAGACAACCTTATCCGACTTGATAAGACTCTCGCTAAGCTTTTCAAAACCGTGGATAACCAAGTCGGGCTAGAAAACACATTGATTGTGCTGTCTGCCGACCACGGCGTTCCTGAATCTTCACCTGCGGCAAATGCGCTTGGTTTCAATCAAGCTCAATACTTCAATAAAGACACACTACTCTCGAGTGGTGTTGAGAAACGATTGAAGGATGAATTTGGTTTAACCAAAGACGCGATTCGCTTGTACGCACAACCTTACATCTATCTGAATCATGGTCTGATCGCTGAGAAGAAGCTTGATCTGGCTAAGGTACAAGAAGTCATTGCTGATGAGATTGCAAAAGTGGAAGGTGTTGCGTTTACTGTATCAAGTAGTGACATTGTGGCTAACCGAGTGCCGGATACGCATGTGATGCAGCTAATTAAAAACAACTACCACCCTGCTCGTTCAGGCGATGTGTATGTGGTATTCGATCCGCGTAGCTACATTAACGACATGGAAGGCCTGCAAATTGCCTCGACTCATGGTTCTCCTTGGAAATACGACACACATGTACCGGTTATCTTCGCAGGCTACGATGTTGAAGCTCAGAAGGTCTCGCGTGCAATCACGCCATACGATATTGCCCCGACGCTTTCAAACAAACTGGGGATCACACAACCAAGTGGGTCAATTGGAGAGGTACTACAAGAGATCACTGACTAG
- a CDS encoding LysR family transcriptional regulator produces MKSTELNLIPIFVAIYEEQNLSRAANRMDISQPAVSKALARLRDIYDEPLFHRTTSGVEPTTFAIDIYPAMAAALKNFTSTLSASRDFDPKTSGRVFSIACVSAASYEMMPRVMQLISQVAPGIALEVHPLFTEDYESDLRLQRHDVIVDMTPKGRTMLKHEVISTEELVVVCRKDHPIVGDTIDMEQFLLLEHVVVSRWHARKSLLSSEHYSDLEKRRIVYRAAGVVEMLPVIEGSDYIGVLPISSVRCFSEKYAVKTLPLPFELEDLDMCMIWHPSRTNEPSHKWLRAKIKAAAKELSS; encoded by the coding sequence ATGAAAAGTACCGAGCTAAATTTAATTCCTATATTTGTCGCTATCTATGAAGAGCAGAACTTATCAAGAGCTGCAAATCGTATGGATATAAGCCAACCGGCTGTGAGCAAGGCGCTTGCAAGGTTGAGAGATATCTATGATGAGCCACTGTTTCACCGAACCACTTCTGGCGTAGAGCCGACCACATTTGCTATTGATATCTATCCTGCAATGGCCGCTGCGCTTAAAAACTTTACTTCTACCTTATCCGCATCAAGAGACTTCGACCCTAAAACTTCAGGCCGAGTGTTTTCAATTGCCTGCGTCTCGGCGGCGAGTTATGAAATGATGCCAAGAGTTATGCAGTTAATCAGCCAAGTTGCACCTGGCATCGCACTCGAAGTTCACCCTCTGTTTACGGAAGACTACGAGTCTGATTTAAGGCTCCAAAGACACGATGTTATTGTCGATATGACGCCAAAAGGAAGAACCATGCTTAAGCATGAGGTGATTTCTACAGAGGAGCTAGTAGTGGTGTGCCGCAAAGACCATCCTATTGTGGGCGATACTATCGACATGGAACAGTTCCTTTTACTTGAACATGTGGTCGTATCTCGTTGGCATGCACGTAAAAGCTTATTGAGCTCTGAACACTACAGTGACCTAGAAAAACGTAGAATAGTCTATCGTGCTGCGGGTGTTGTCGAGATGCTACCTGTTATTGAAGGGTCTGATTACATCGGGGTGTTACCTATTTCATCCGTGCGTTGTTTTTCTGAAAAGTACGCGGTAAAAACACTGCCATTACCCTTCGAATTAGAAGACCTCGATATGTGTATGATTTGGCATCCAAGCCGGACTAATGAACCAAGCCATAAGTGGTTACGAGCTAAGATCAAAGCGGCAGCAAAAGAGTTATCAAGTTAG
- a CDS encoding HEAT repeat domain-containing protein, producing the protein MMKKSLATAVALLVSTSALISTSAMAANSVQQTVDAPAQNINQVLEMTDTQTRIQQLSYMAQDQNQSVENRTGALQALASYPSQNALVAVARGLKDQNPEVREAAVIGSEPYQLEHRWALVSPLLKDSDTMVRHTATSNLVRDFNALDDEQKAQIEPLVTELISFLETQESEKYQLLFADVLRWHNDWDKAETVYLELINTHPKDAQVWLSYADNFRAQNKDKQAVEVLDRGLESVPNNAALHYSKSLTLVRLEDKTAAAKEIEVAAKLAKDNSYYWYLNGVLQEELDIDKSTKSFEKAYLISGSPEQLYAVCDIYVRYGNEKTDDCLGELGKVAPDYVIEQLKEKRVAPSS; encoded by the coding sequence ATGATGAAGAAGAGTTTAGCGACGGCTGTTGCTTTATTGGTTTCAACGTCCGCATTGATTTCAACGTCTGCGATGGCTGCGAATAGCGTTCAACAAACGGTTGACGCACCGGCACAAAATATCAATCAAGTGCTTGAAATGACGGACACTCAAACCCGTATTCAGCAGTTGTCTTACATGGCGCAAGATCAGAATCAATCTGTTGAAAATCGAACTGGAGCACTGCAAGCGCTTGCTTCATACCCAAGCCAAAATGCGCTGGTGGCGGTGGCAAGAGGCTTAAAAGATCAAAACCCTGAAGTTCGTGAAGCGGCGGTTATCGGTTCTGAACCTTACCAACTTGAGCATCGTTGGGCGCTAGTTTCACCCCTGCTAAAAGACAGCGATACCATGGTTCGCCACACGGCAACGTCAAACCTAGTCCGTGACTTCAATGCGTTAGATGATGAGCAAAAAGCACAAATTGAACCACTAGTCACAGAGCTAATTAGCTTCTTGGAAACGCAAGAATCTGAAAAGTACCAATTACTGTTTGCTGATGTGCTTCGCTGGCACAACGACTGGGATAAGGCGGAAACGGTTTATCTAGAACTGATCAATACGCATCCAAAAGATGCGCAAGTTTGGTTGAGCTACGCAGATAATTTTCGAGCTCAGAACAAAGATAAGCAAGCAGTCGAAGTATTAGATCGTGGTTTGGAGAGCGTGCCAAATAACGCCGCTCTGCATTATTCGAAATCGCTGACTCTGGTTCGCCTTGAAGACAAAACTGCGGCAGCCAAAGAGATTGAAGTGGCTGCGAAGCTAGCGAAAGATAACAGCTACTACTGGTACCTAAATGGGGTATTACAAGAAGAGCTCGATATCGATAAGTCGACTAAATCGTTCGAAAAAGCGTATTTGATCTCTGGTTCTCCAGAGCAGTTATACGCGGTATGCGATATCTACGTACGCTACGGCAATGAAAAGACCGATGATTGCTTAGGTGAGCTAGGTAAAGTGGCTCCTGACTACGTTATTGAGCAGTTGAAAGAAAAGCGAGTAGCGCCAAGTTCATAA